Proteins co-encoded in one Bacillus sp. FSL H8-0547 genomic window:
- the rsbW gene encoding anti-sigma B factor RsbW, whose amino-acid sequence MRQLVDYIEVRIPAKPEYVGIVRLTLSGIASRMGYSYDEIEDLKIAVSEACTNAVQHAYENAEGGEVNLGFGLYDDRLEVMVSDSGQSFNFEQKKNELGPYSAANPVDQLPEGGLGLYLMETLMDEVRVQIDSGVTVFMTKYLSGERVEHDTTIQNYEAN is encoded by the coding sequence ATGAGACAGTTAGTGGATTACATCGAAGTGAGGATTCCTGCAAAGCCGGAATATGTGGGAATCGTCCGTTTGACTCTTTCCGGGATAGCAAGCAGAATGGGCTATTCGTACGATGAAATTGAAGATTTGAAGATAGCTGTCAGCGAAGCATGCACGAATGCCGTGCAGCATGCGTATGAGAACGCGGAAGGCGGAGAGGTAAACTTAGGGTTTGGCCTTTATGACGACCGCCTTGAAGTGATGGTTTCAGACAGCGGCCAGAGCTTTAATTTCGAACAAAAGAAAAATGAGCTGGGGCCGTATTCTGCCGCAAACCCTGTAGACCAGCTTCCTGAGGGAGGGTTGGGGCTCTACTTGATGGAAACGCTCATGGATGAAGTTCGTGTGCAAATCGATTCCGGCGTTACCGTCTTCATGACAAAGTATTTAAGCGGGGAGCGAGTAGAACATGACACAACCATCCAAAACTACGAAGCGAACTAA
- a CDS encoding STAS domain-containing protein, which yields MRTPRIPILKLHNCLLVSIQWELDDQTALQFQEDLLHKIHETGASGVVIDLTSVDVIDSFIAKVLGDVIGMSKLMGAKVVLTGIQPAVAITLIELGIHLADVQTALDLEKGLETLHQELGE from the coding sequence ATGAGAACTCCACGAATTCCTATACTAAAGCTTCATAATTGCCTGCTTGTATCCATTCAGTGGGAGCTTGATGATCAGACAGCCCTGCAGTTTCAGGAAGATCTGCTTCACAAGATTCATGAAACAGGAGCAAGCGGCGTTGTTATAGACCTTACTTCTGTGGATGTAATCGATTCGTTCATTGCCAAGGTGCTTGGTGATGTGATCGGCATGTCGAAGCTTATGGGAGCAAAGGTGGTTTTAACAGGCATACAGCCTGCTGTTGCCATTACACTTATCGAACTTGGAATCCATCTGGCAGATGTACAGACCGCGCTGGATCTTGAAAAAGGGCTTGAAACTCTACATCAGGAGCTGGGGGAATAA
- the sigB gene encoding RNA polymerase sigma factor SigB: MTQPSKTTKRTKEEINELIFDFQHNQNEDAQLFLVEYYSGLVETLAKKYSRGKSFHEDLKQVGMIGLLGAIRRYDPEFGKTFEAFAIPTIIGEIKRFLRDKTWSVHVPRRIKELGPKIKMAVDELTNSLQRSPQVHEIADYLEVSEEEVLETMEMGKSYQALSVDHSIEADSDGSTVTILDIVGSKEEGYEQVNQKLMLESVLHVLSDREKEIIHHTYILNKSQKEAGEILGISQMHVSRLQRRAITKLKEALSADMSLGMQ, from the coding sequence ATGACACAACCATCCAAAACTACGAAGCGAACTAAAGAAGAAATAAACGAACTGATTTTTGATTTTCAGCACAATCAAAATGAAGATGCCCAGCTTTTTCTTGTTGAGTACTACAGCGGCCTTGTTGAGACGCTTGCGAAGAAGTACTCAAGGGGAAAAAGCTTTCATGAAGACCTTAAACAGGTCGGAATGATCGGCCTGCTCGGTGCCATTCGCCGCTATGATCCTGAATTCGGCAAAACCTTTGAGGCATTTGCCATTCCGACCATCATCGGTGAAATAAAGAGATTTCTCCGCGACAAAACATGGAGCGTCCATGTTCCGCGAAGAATTAAAGAGCTTGGCCCGAAGATTAAGATGGCTGTTGATGAACTGACAAATTCCCTTCAGCGCTCACCGCAAGTCCATGAGATCGCTGATTATCTGGAGGTTTCAGAGGAGGAAGTGCTTGAAACGATGGAGATGGGAAAAAGCTATCAGGCGTTGTCTGTAGACCATTCCATTGAAGCGGACTCCGACGGCAGCACAGTGACCATTTTAGATATTGTCGGTTCAAAAGAAGAAGGGTATGAGCAGGTTAACCAGAAGCTCATGCTTGAAAGTGTTCTTCACGTTTTGTCTGACCGTGAAAAAGAGATTATCCACCACACATATATCCTGAATAAAAGCCAGAAGGAAGCGGGAGAGATTCTCGGCATTTCTCAAATGCACGTTTCAAGGCTTCAGAGAAGAGCGATTACGAAGCTCAAAGAAGCACTTTCTGCTGATATGTCACTGGGGATGCAGTAA
- a CDS encoding PP2C family protein-serine/threonine phosphatase yields MDFKDVIESKYQELLSHYLNELTETALYQGQKFSRKAIAEQIPPEEIISLHRKVLQDLFPDVDQEVLNSLDFLLEVMMGYGLAYQEHQSLRDKQQEIKSEIQVAVNVQQMLLETSVPNVPGLDIGAISVPAKHMNGDYYHFVYDEETVSIAIADVIGKGIPAALCMSMIKYAMDSLPESRKSPSRVLENLNRVVEHNVDPSMFITMFYGMFDTKTNEFIYGSAGHEPGFYYSATEDSFSDMQTKGLVLGIDSSVKYKEYRKVIEKGDMVVLLSDGVTESKSGDEFVERCFITDLINKYSHLKAQEIVDHIYRDFLQMQDFELHDDFTLLILKREV; encoded by the coding sequence ATGGATTTTAAGGATGTCATTGAGTCAAAATATCAGGAACTGCTCAGCCATTACCTGAATGAATTGACTGAAACGGCTTTGTATCAGGGACAGAAGTTCAGCAGAAAAGCAATTGCTGAGCAAATCCCCCCTGAGGAGATCATCAGTCTTCACCGGAAGGTTCTTCAGGATCTTTTTCCTGATGTTGACCAGGAGGTGCTGAACTCGCTTGATTTTCTGCTTGAGGTCATGATGGGATACGGTCTTGCCTATCAGGAGCATCAAAGCCTCAGGGACAAGCAGCAGGAGATCAAGTCGGAAATTCAGGTCGCTGTAAACGTGCAGCAGATGCTTCTCGAAACATCTGTGCCGAATGTTCCGGGTCTTGATATAGGCGCAATAAGCGTTCCGGCAAAGCATATGAACGGAGATTACTACCACTTTGTCTATGACGAGGAAACAGTCAGCATCGCTATAGCAGATGTCATTGGCAAAGGGATTCCGGCTGCGCTTTGCATGTCGATGATCAAATATGCGATGGACAGTCTGCCTGAATCGCGGAAATCTCCAAGCAGGGTGCTTGAGAATTTAAACAGGGTTGTCGAGCATAACGTGGACCCAAGCATGTTCATCACGATGTTTTACGGAATGTTTGATACCAAAACGAACGAATTTATATACGGTTCTGCAGGTCATGAGCCTGGATTTTACTACAGTGCAACAGAAGATTCTTTTTCGGACATGCAGACTAAAGGGCTTGTCCTTGGAATTGATTCATCCGTTAAATATAAGGAGTACAGGAAAGTGATCGAAAAGGGCGACATGGTTGTGCTTCTTTCCGACGGAGTGACTGAATCAAAATCCGGAGATGAATTTGTAGAACGCTGCTTTATTACAGATCTTATAAATAAATACAGTCATTTAAAGGCTCAGGAGATTGTGGATCATATCTACAGAGATTTTCTTCAGATGCAGGATTTTGAACTGCACGATGATTTTACTCTCCTCATTTTAAAGCGTGAGGTTTAA
- a CDS encoding PP2C family serine/threonine-protein phosphatase — MYQTEQNSHVYAYAYQIQKEGKTLCGDSFLIKATEDYFICAVADGLGSGERAYESSSAIKEVIEEYHAEDVELLIAKSNEVLKNKRGATVAIFKAYFGQNMFTFSSVGNIRFVLYSPSGKYVYPLPVLGYMSGKPQKFSVHTYSYDAGAKFILHSDGLNIPAVKSLLKDYQTIEDISNHLEPYTKSRQDDLTYVVGQLF; from the coding sequence ATGTATCAAACGGAACAAAACAGCCATGTCTACGCATACGCCTACCAGATTCAAAAGGAAGGAAAAACATTATGCGGGGACAGTTTTTTAATTAAAGCGACTGAGGACTATTTCATCTGCGCCGTTGCAGATGGACTCGGAAGCGGCGAGCGTGCGTATGAATCCTCATCTGCAATCAAGGAAGTCATTGAGGAATATCATGCAGAGGATGTTGAGCTGCTGATTGCCAAATCAAATGAGGTACTGAAAAACAAGCGCGGAGCAACCGTTGCTATTTTCAAGGCGTACTTTGGACAGAATATGTTCACATTCAGTTCGGTAGGGAATATCCGGTTCGTCCTTTATTCTCCGTCAGGGAAGTATGTCTATCCCCTGCCTGTTCTTGGCTATATGTCAGGCAAGCCTCAGAAGTTCAGCGTTCATACGTACTCTTATGATGCAGGAGCAAAATTCATTCTGCATTCAGACGGACTCAACATTCCAGCAGTAAAATCTCTTTTGAAGGATTATCAGACAATTGAAGATATCTCAAATCATCTGGAGCCTTATACGAAATCGCGCCAGGATGATTTAACCTACGTAGTCGGTCAGCTGTTTTAG
- the ndoA gene encoding type II toxin-antitoxin system endoribonuclease NdoA: protein MIVKRGDVYFADLSPVVGSEQGGVRPVLIIQNDIGNRFSPTVIIAAITAQIQKAKLPTHVEIDSKRYGFERDSVILLEQIRTIDKQRLTDKITHLDDEMMDKVDEALQISLGLIDF from the coding sequence TTGATTGTCAAACGCGGCGACGTTTATTTTGCTGATTTATCACCTGTAGTCGGCTCTGAGCAAGGCGGGGTCCGTCCGGTACTGATCATTCAGAATGATATCGGAAACAGGTTCAGTCCTACGGTCATCATAGCAGCCATCACTGCTCAAATTCAGAAAGCGAAGCTTCCAACCCATGTGGAAATTGATTCAAAGCGATATGGATTTGAACGTGACTCTGTTATCCTGCTGGAACAGATCCGAACGATTGATAAACAGAGATTGACTGATAAGATTACACACTTAGATGATGAAATGATGGATAAAGTGGACGAAGCTTTGCAAATAAGCTTGGGACTCATTGATTTTTAA
- a CDS encoding anti-sigma regulatory factor, whose translation MDNQSCVKIITEWDIVAARQLGRNVAKELGFGTVDQARITTAISELARNIYLYAGQGQICIEQISEFSKKGLKIIAIDNGPGIPDVRKVMEDGFSTSGGLGAGLPGVKRLMDEFSIDTVLGEGTDIQAVKWLR comes from the coding sequence ATGGATAACCAATCCTGTGTAAAAATCATTACGGAGTGGGACATTGTGGCTGCCCGCCAGCTTGGCCGCAATGTTGCTAAAGAGCTCGGGTTTGGTACGGTCGACCAAGCGAGGATTACGACAGCTATCTCCGAACTTGCACGTAATATATATTTGTATGCTGGACAAGGCCAGATTTGCATTGAGCAAATTTCCGAATTCAGCAAAAAAGGATTGAAAATAATAGCCATTGATAACGGGCCTGGTATACCGGATGTGCGAAAAGTAATGGAAGACGGCTTTTCAACTTCCGGAGGACTTGGAGCCGGTTTGCCTGGAGTTAAACGCCTGATGGATGAGTTTAGTATCGATACCGTCTTAGGAGAGGGAACGGATATCCAAGCTGTTAAATGGCTTCGCTAG
- a CDS encoding YlcI/YnfO family protein, translated as MSESSATTEILIRLPQALVSELDGLVKQENGNRSELIYQATKMYIRERKKRQIRESMRRGYMEMAKINLNIASEAFQAESEADHTVERLVSGG; from the coding sequence GTGTCTGAATCCAGCGCAACAACAGAAATCTTAATTCGACTGCCGCAAGCATTGGTCTCGGAGTTAGACGGTCTTGTGAAACAGGAAAATGGGAATCGGAGCGAGTTAATTTATCAAGCAACGAAAATGTATATCCGCGAACGCAAAAAGCGTCAGATTCGCGAGTCTATGAGACGCGGTTACATGGAAATGGCCAAGATTAACTTAAACATTGCTTCCGAAGCTTTTCAGGCTGAATCAGAGGCTGACCACACCGTTGAACGCTTAGTAAGCGGGGGTTAA
- a CDS encoding STAS domain-containing protein, producing MTEKSNQLFEYVMAHQNEILKEWKDRLKELGDQKYSSLLSDHAYDNACNEYLQILISHMHSPGTDFSERVSDFAHKAVQLGWSLKFISEGLKQLSLILFTRLTEDLSEEEKMQVVWEFDRLLSPINNELIHQYAASWERTVSLQKIALQELSAPLIPVFENITIMPLVGTIDTERAKQIMENLLTGVVKHRAQVVLIDITGVPVVDTMVAHHIIQASEAVRLVGAKCLLVGLRPEIAQTIVNLGIDLSQVITKNSLQKGMEAALEMTKKQIVEMGDPE from the coding sequence ATGACAGAAAAGTCCAATCAATTATTTGAATATGTAATGGCTCATCAGAATGAGATTCTAAAAGAATGGAAAGACCGTCTGAAAGAGCTTGGGGACCAAAAGTACTCCAGTCTTCTGTCAGACCATGCTTATGATAATGCGTGCAATGAATACCTTCAGATTTTAATCAGCCATATGCACAGTCCGGGAACCGACTTTTCAGAAAGAGTGTCTGACTTTGCGCATAAAGCAGTTCAGCTTGGCTGGAGCCTGAAATTTATTTCAGAAGGCCTGAAACAGCTGTCCCTCATTCTTTTCACGAGACTGACAGAGGACTTGTCTGAAGAGGAAAAAATGCAGGTTGTATGGGAGTTTGACAGACTGCTGTCCCCAATTAACAATGAACTGATTCATCAATATGCCGCTTCATGGGAAAGAACGGTATCCCTGCAGAAGATTGCGCTGCAGGAACTGTCTGCTCCGCTGATTCCTGTCTTTGAAAACATTACAATTATGCCGCTTGTTGGTACAATTGATACAGAACGTGCAAAACAGATTATGGAAAACCTGCTCACAGGCGTTGTCAAACACCGCGCCCAGGTTGTGCTGATCGACATTACCGGTGTGCCGGTGGTCGACACAATGGTGGCGCATCACATCATTCAGGCTTCTGAAGCTGTGCGTCTTGTAGGGGCTAAATGCCTTCTGGTCGGCTTAAGACCGGAAATTGCCCAGACGATCGTAAACCTTGGCATCGATCTAAGCCAGGTTATTACTAAAAACAGCCTTCAAAAGGGAATGGAAGCCGCTCTTGAAATGACCAAAAAACAAATTGTTGAAATGGGGGATCCGGAATGA
- a CDS encoding anti-sigma factor antagonist — protein MNLSINANQTDELVQIDLAGEIDAYTAPKLREQLMPLAEEGKSMTVSLKDVSYMDSTGLGAFVGLLKAVRKNGGDMKLVNLSTRLERLFNITGLSEIIDISSKSEGGVR, from the coding sequence ATGAACCTTTCAATAAATGCAAATCAAACAGATGAACTTGTTCAAATAGATCTGGCTGGAGAAATTGATGCCTATACTGCACCTAAACTGAGAGAGCAGCTTATGCCGCTTGCTGAAGAAGGGAAATCGATGACGGTCAGCCTGAAGGATGTTTCCTACATGGACAGTACCGGACTCGGTGCATTTGTCGGTCTGCTGAAGGCTGTCAGAAAAAACGGCGGAGATATGAAGCTTGTGAATTTATCTACCCGTCTTGAAAGACTTTTTAATATCACTGGTCTGAGTGAAATTATTGACATTTCTTCTAAATCAGAAGGTGGGGTTCGATGA